A single Mixta calida DNA region contains:
- a CDS encoding YbaB/EbfC family nucleoid-associated protein: MFGKGGLGNLMKQAQQMQDKMQQVQQEIAEMEVTGESGAGLVKVTINGAHNCRRVEVDPSLLEDDKDMLEDLVAAAFNDAARRIAEAQQEKMASVSSGMQLPPGFKMPF, from the coding sequence ATGTTTGGTAAAGGCGGTTTGGGTAACCTGATGAAACAGGCCCAGCAGATGCAGGACAAAATGCAGCAGGTGCAACAAGAGATCGCTGAAATGGAAGTGACCGGCGAATCTGGCGCGGGCCTGGTAAAAGTGACCATCAACGGCGCGCATAACTGCCGTCGCGTCGAGGTGGACCCAAGCCTGCTGGAAGACGACAAAGATATGCTGGAAGATCTGGTTGCAGCGGCGTTCAACGATGCGGCGCGCCGCATTGCCGAAGCGCAGCAGGAGAAAATGGCCTCCGTCTCCTCCGGCATGCAGCTGCCGCCGGGCTTTAAGATGCCGTTCTGA